The Saprospiraceae bacterium genome includes a window with the following:
- a CDS encoding nuclear transport factor 2 family protein, whose amino-acid sequence MNLIFTKLKEETKTNNDTGSYSIGNMSFCTLCNSALEVFASGDYAPLYEVLTPDAELFFPQGIDEQRRNIQGIQNIFDFWQTWRISNNTIAMTITEINSVPVIVSGSVVGPAKPGTWVFSWFNVNVNFVHVQRAARVNATFSFNEESMIQKIFTYYDPNQFNNL is encoded by the coding sequence ATGAACCTCATTTTTACAAAGCTCAAAGAAGAGACAAAAACCAATAACGATACGGGATCATATTCTATAGGTAACATGTCATTTTGTACACTTTGTAATAGTGCGCTTGAGGTATTCGCATCAGGTGATTATGCTCCACTTTATGAAGTTTTAACCCCTGATGCAGAACTTTTCTTCCCTCAAGGAATAGATGAACAACGCCGAAACATTCAAGGTATTCAAAATATTTTTGATTTTTGGCAAACTTGGCGCATCAGCAATAACACCATCGCCATGACTATCACTGAAATAAATTCAGTGCCCGTCATCGTAAGCGGATCAGTTGTAGGGCCAGCAAAACCTGGCACCTGGGTATTTTCTTGGTTCAATGTCAATGTCAATTTTGTTCATGTACAAAGAGCCGCCAGGGTAAATGCTACATTTAGTTTCAATGAAGAAAGCATGATCCAAAAAATATTTACTTATTATGACCCAAACCAGTTTAACAATTTGTGA
- a CDS encoding TlpA family protein disulfide reductase, whose product MNPFKILLPTVFTFLTLAVLASGNPFPTVNIKSLDGKQVSTTDYTSKGKITIVSFWATWCTPCKRELDVLNELYSEWVEKYDIQLLAITIDDARGLSKVPSMVKTKGWEFTVLADSKQELQQALNFQTIPQTFLLNDKGEIVYAHNGYNPGDELELEKKIADLKGK is encoded by the coding sequence ATGAACCCTTTTAAAATTCTTTTACCCACTGTATTTACATTTTTGACACTTGCAGTATTGGCTTCCGGCAATCCGTTTCCGACAGTCAATATCAAATCTCTTGACGGAAAGCAGGTCAGTACAACAGATTATACTTCAAAAGGAAAGATCACTATCGTAAGCTTCTGGGCAACCTGGTGTACTCCATGCAAAAGAGAACTGGATGTACTCAATGAACTGTACAGCGAATGGGTGGAGAAATATGATATTCAATTATTGGCAATCACCATAGATGATGCAAGAGGACTTTCTAAGGTGCCATCCATGGTCAAGACCAAAGGTTGGGAGTTTACAGTCTTAGCTGATTCAAAACAGGAGTTGCAGCAAGCACTCAACTTCCAGACTATCCCCCAGACTTTCCTGCTCAACGATAAAGGTGAAATAGTGTATGCCCATAATGGCTATAATCCTGGTGATGAGCTGGAACTCGAAAAGAAGATTGCGGATTTGAAAGGTAAATAA
- a CDS encoding decarboxylase: MIHTTKPRSIDYAKKLHEHIVNSGSSEKLQLHDRKGAETLEALFLGTKGINSKYLTELLLVAVAGNVYARESLFPNDPDYVNKEIQESESFQDTMMLMRREFVVLVDELTKSGTFYSMRSIGHMLWDTAMPGILGYFAALLYNQNNVAVEASPVTTWLEMEVGNELCKMLGYKIKPIGLPPLLNNPIPASDETTNNSITAWGHITCDGSVANLEGLWMARNLKFYAVSTKAAILNEPALAAAKNFKVTLLDGTAKPLIQLDNWTLLNLPIDEVLTIPDEIESQTNSQITVAIFSQYVTNYLVQSIGYHDIMTKYLTDINSTPVSMGPATKHYSWPKGAAILGIGANNMWAVKVDEKARMCKKDLISKLDECLASKTPVLNVVAVLGTTEESAVDPLKDIIALREVYRAQGMEFAIHVDAAWGGYFNTMLTSSDDSDPSTFVTIPDKDKVALPMSKYVVSQYQSLSNADSITIDPHKAGYVPYPAGGLCYRNSAMRNLVSFTAPVVYHGGIDPTVGVYGVEGSKPGAAASAVYFSHRVIRPNVDGYGKMLGQCMFNAKRLYAAFSTWNIKPNLPFFFVPLIPIPAIQNGESSSDVQTQYQNILNNIVNVSNETLINDPKAFGLFKELGGDQTIITYMFNYYNLDGTPNTDTTKLNKLNEAIYTAFSFSPKKDKVEDTKLVVTSSSFTSSAYGTDFMNKLRTRLLVTDADPTPIDFLITTIMNPWLSNTIEGSFIPTIIDIMESTIIDIVNDIRKPKV, translated from the coding sequence ATGATTCACACCACCAAGCCAAGATCCATTGACTATGCAAAAAAACTACATGAACACATAGTAAATTCCGGCTCAAGCGAAAAACTTCAATTACATGACAGGAAAGGCGCCGAAACATTAGAAGCACTTTTCTTAGGTACCAAAGGAATCAATTCGAAGTACCTTACTGAGTTGTTACTTGTTGCTGTTGCAGGTAATGTTTATGCTAGAGAATCCCTTTTTCCAAATGACCCTGATTATGTCAACAAAGAAATTCAGGAGTCCGAAAGTTTTCAGGATACAATGATGCTTATGCGGCGAGAGTTCGTGGTTTTGGTAGATGAATTGACCAAGTCAGGCACTTTTTATAGCATGCGCTCGATCGGCCATATGCTTTGGGATACGGCGATGCCTGGAATTTTGGGATATTTTGCTGCATTGCTATATAATCAAAATAATGTTGCTGTTGAAGCTTCACCAGTTACAACATGGCTGGAGATGGAAGTAGGTAATGAGCTTTGTAAGATGTTGGGCTATAAAATAAAACCCATCGGATTACCACCTTTACTTAACAATCCAATTCCTGCGTCTGATGAAACAACAAATAATTCTATAACTGCTTGGGGGCACATCACTTGTGACGGGTCTGTAGCAAACCTCGAAGGTCTTTGGATGGCACGAAATCTGAAGTTTTATGCAGTGAGTACTAAGGCGGCAATATTAAATGAACCAGCTTTGGCAGCAGCTAAAAACTTTAAAGTTACACTTCTTGATGGCACTGCAAAACCATTGATTCAACTTGATAACTGGACATTACTTAACTTACCAATTGACGAAGTTTTAACCATTCCTGACGAAATAGAAAGTCAAACCAATAGTCAAATAACTGTAGCTATTTTTAGCCAATATGTTACTAATTATTTAGTCCAATCCATTGGATACCATGACATTATGACTAAATATCTTACTGATATAAACTCAACTCCAGTATCAATGGGCCCTGCTACAAAACATTATTCATGGCCAAAAGGTGCAGCTATCTTAGGGATTGGTGCAAATAATATGTGGGCTGTTAAAGTTGACGAGAAGGCAAGAATGTGTAAGAAGGATTTAATATCAAAACTTGATGAATGTTTAGCAAGCAAGACACCTGTATTGAATGTAGTAGCGGTTTTGGGCACTACAGAGGAAAGTGCTGTCGACCCATTGAAAGACATCATTGCATTGAGAGAGGTTTATCGTGCTCAAGGAATGGAGTTTGCCATTCATGTAGATGCTGCTTGGGGAGGATATTTTAATACTATGCTTACTAGTAGTGACGATAGCGATCCTTCAACTTTTGTCACAATACCTGATAAAGATAAAGTAGCACTTCCTATGAGTAAATATGTGGTAAGCCAATACCAGTCATTATCAAATGCAGATTCCATTACTATCGATCCTCACAAAGCAGGTTATGTTCCTTATCCAGCCGGTGGACTATGTTATCGAAATAGCGCTATGCGAAATCTTGTTTCTTTTACAGCACCTGTCGTTTATCATGGAGGAATTGATCCGACCGTAGGTGTTTATGGTGTAGAAGGTTCAAAACCTGGTGCAGCAGCTTCAGCTGTTTATTTTAGTCATAGAGTGATTCGACCGAATGTCGATGGTTATGGTAAAATGCTAGGTCAATGCATGTTCAACGCTAAGCGATTGTATGCTGCTTTTTCTACATGGAATATTAAACCGAATTTGCCATTTTTCTTTGTTCCATTGATACCTATACCAGCCATTCAAAACGGTGAAAGTTCTTCAGATGTCCAAACTCAATATCAGAATATCCTCAATAACATCGTGAATGTCAGTAATGAAACTTTGATCAATGACCCAAAAGCATTTGGCTTATTTAAAGAATTGGGTGGTGATCAAACCATCATTACTTATATGTTCAATTATTATAACCTTGATGGAACGCCAAATACCGACACCACAAAACTCAATAAGTTGAACGAAGCGATATACACTGCTTTTAGCTTTTCGCCAAAAAAAGATAAAGTAGAAGATACTAAACTTGTAGTCACCTCATCCAGTTTTACATCAAGCGCTTATGGGACTGATTTTATGAATAAATTACGAACCCGATTGTTGGTTACTGATGCAGATCCTACACCTATTGATTTTCTTATCACGACTATCATGAATCCATGGCTTTCAAATACAATAGAAGGTTCATTTATACCGACCATAATTGACATTATGGAGTCTACAATAATTGATATAGTTAATGATATCCGAAAACCTAAAGTATAA
- a CDS encoding alpha/beta hydrolase — protein MTITYQKEGTGDTCILFLHGMGGSYDTWWQQMDHFKQKYTTLSLTYPRVNNLKDLSKCVLSILDRENVRKVVIVGSSLGGYLAQYITTFHPDRVLMVSLGNTFPPNTENKKKNETLMQIMTYMPEWFVIHSIRKKYNAEVVPAAENSMVVNAFLNELLGSQVKKGDFLSRYYCVVDTFISNIHKTIPIQIIESDNDPLVSKTLRDQLKATYPQAKVITLINKGHFPYLNDADHYNTLIDTFLSSDER, from the coding sequence ATGACTATCACTTACCAAAAGGAAGGAACGGGCGATACATGCATCCTGTTTTTACATGGCATGGGTGGATCATATGACACCTGGTGGCAACAGATGGATCACTTCAAGCAAAAATATACCACCTTAAGCCTGACATATCCGAGAGTTAATAATCTGAAAGATTTATCAAAATGTGTACTGTCCATACTTGATAGAGAAAATGTAAGAAAAGTGGTCATAGTTGGCAGCTCTTTGGGAGGATATCTGGCACAATATATTACCACTTTTCATCCGGATCGTGTTTTGATGGTCTCATTGGGGAATACCTTCCCACCCAATACAGAAAATAAAAAAAAAAATGAAACCCTGATGCAGATCATGACGTACATGCCTGAGTGGTTTGTAATTCATTCTATACGGAAGAAGTACAATGCAGAAGTTGTCCCCGCAGCAGAAAACTCTATGGTAGTCAATGCGTTTTTGAACGAATTGCTTGGAAGTCAGGTGAAAAAAGGAGATTTCTTAAGCAGGTATTACTGTGTTGTCGATACTTTTATATCAAATATCCACAAAACTATACCCATTCAGATCATTGAGTCAGATAATGATCCATTGGTCAGTAAAACATTGCGTGATCAGCTTAAAGCAACCTATCCACAGGCAAAAGTTATTACCTTAATCAATAAAGGCCACTTTCCATATCTGAATGATGCGGATCACTACAATACCCTGATTGATACTTTTTTGAGCAGTGATGAGAGATAG
- a CDS encoding glycosyl hydrolase, which yields MGLNWRNISDGFFKTGSVGAVAVAESDPNIVYVGMGEHAVRGVMTHHGDGMYKSTDAGKTWKHIGLENTQHISRVVIHPKNPDILFVAAQGALYGPSKDRGIYKSTDGGTTWKNVLYNDEKTGCVELSMDMNNPLILYAAMWEHGRLPWKVISGGPGSGLYKSQDGGITWNKIHEGLPAELGKMAIAVCRSDSDKVYALIESDSEKGLGGLFLSENGGKSWSRVSSDNRLIQRAWYYIELFVDPKDENTVYVLSAPALRSIDGGKTWTNLDGPHGDYHDLWINPDNPKNMIIADDGGASVSFNFGKSWSLQNNMPTAQLYRINVDNQFPYRIYAGQQDNTSLVISSRELGSGGITNTSWSASAGGESAFLAFNPDDPRYVLGGSYLGTIEVLDTKAKAGTNIMAAPIQYLARETKDMKYRFNWNAPIIWSKHEPDTYYHGAQFLLRTRDVGKSWTEVSHDLTRNEKEKQGKGGGPYTNEAVGAENYGTLSYVLESPHEKGVIWTGSDDGLVYITKDGGKNWQNVTPTGLQECLINAIEVSPHDPATAYIATTRYKFNDHTPGLYKTKDYGKTWTNISYGIPKNAFTRVVREDETRKDLLFAGTETGLYISWNGGKEWSPFQLNLPVTPITDLKVHQGNLIAATSGRSFWILDDLFLLNQYKTDTTNLTLFQPAPAMLVNGYSELDGVNPEFDGNNPFRGVNPATGSVLYYYLPELKPDEHITIEILDSQGNTVRSLSSRADSTFLQYDGGPQAEPVLPKNKGLNRFVWNLRHATIPGVPYVYIESSFRGHKAIPGTYSVVLKYGQMSKSTSLQITPNPLYAIDPATYLEYDRLMTKMENEVRIMHQMTNTLNNKRLQIEKMLDILNKDQKFINVATTGNALVTKMKAWDEDMVQRKSKAYDDVENFPNKFTANYLFMLNHTESDLPRINQPTLDRKKELDSEWEALKSRANEFLGKSLPMFNQQLWEAGVGAVWEK from the coding sequence ATGGGACTAAATTGGAGAAATATATCTGATGGCTTTTTTAAAACCGGATCTGTCGGAGCTGTTGCTGTAGCAGAAAGTGACCCTAATATCGTGTATGTAGGGATGGGCGAACATGCAGTACGCGGTGTGATGACTCACCATGGAGACGGGATGTACAAGTCAACAGATGCTGGCAAAACATGGAAACACATAGGTCTTGAAAATACTCAACATATTTCCAGAGTGGTCATACATCCCAAAAATCCTGACATCCTATTTGTAGCAGCACAAGGTGCACTATATGGACCATCAAAAGATAGGGGAATCTATAAATCTACTGATGGTGGAACAACTTGGAAAAATGTGCTTTACAATGATGAAAAAACAGGATGTGTCGAGTTGTCCATGGATATGAATAACCCATTGATACTATATGCAGCTATGTGGGAACATGGCCGGCTTCCATGGAAGGTCATCAGCGGTGGACCGGGTAGCGGACTTTATAAATCGCAAGATGGTGGGATCACATGGAATAAAATTCATGAAGGATTACCTGCTGAGCTTGGTAAAATGGCTATTGCAGTCTGCCGTTCTGATTCCGACAAGGTGTATGCTCTTATAGAAAGTGACTCAGAGAAGGGGCTCGGAGGCTTGTTTTTATCTGAAAATGGGGGTAAATCATGGTCCAGAGTATCTTCAGACAATCGTTTGATACAAAGAGCCTGGTATTACATTGAACTATTTGTGGATCCAAAGGATGAAAATACAGTGTATGTCCTGAGTGCACCCGCCTTAAGATCTATTGATGGCGGAAAGACATGGACCAACCTTGATGGACCACATGGGGATTATCATGATTTATGGATCAATCCTGACAATCCTAAAAATATGATCATTGCTGATGATGGCGGCGCATCCGTAAGTTTTAATTTTGGTAAATCATGGTCATTGCAAAACAATATGCCGACAGCACAACTTTACAGGATTAATGTGGACAATCAGTTTCCTTACAGGATTTATGCTGGTCAGCAGGACAATACTTCCTTGGTGATATCAAGCAGAGAGCTGGGGAGTGGCGGAATCACTAATACGAGTTGGTCTGCATCTGCCGGTGGTGAGAGTGCTTTTCTTGCATTCAATCCCGATGATCCGCGTTACGTTTTGGGTGGCAGTTACCTCGGCACCATAGAAGTCCTGGATACAAAAGCAAAAGCAGGAACCAATATCATGGCTGCTCCCATCCAATACTTGGCCCGCGAAACCAAAGACATGAAGTACCGATTTAACTGGAATGCTCCGATTATTTGGTCCAAACATGAACCCGATACATATTATCACGGAGCTCAATTTTTACTTCGTACACGTGATGTGGGTAAATCGTGGACTGAAGTCTCTCATGATCTTACAAGAAATGAAAAAGAAAAACAAGGAAAAGGAGGCGGACCCTACACCAATGAAGCAGTAGGCGCCGAAAACTACGGTACGTTGAGTTATGTCCTCGAATCGCCACATGAAAAAGGTGTCATATGGACAGGGAGTGATGATGGATTGGTATATATTACAAAAGATGGCGGAAAAAACTGGCAAAATGTGACACCTACCGGATTGCAGGAATGTCTCATCAACGCCATAGAAGTATCACCTCATGATCCGGCTACCGCATATATTGCCACCACCAGGTATAAGTTTAATGATCATACACCAGGCTTATACAAAACCAAGGACTACGGCAAAACGTGGACGAATATCAGCTACGGAATACCGAAGAATGCCTTTACAAGAGTTGTCAGAGAAGATGAAACCCGTAAAGATTTGCTTTTTGCAGGCACAGAGACTGGTCTATATATTTCGTGGAATGGAGGTAAAGAATGGTCTCCATTCCAGCTGAATCTGCCGGTAACTCCCATAACAGATTTAAAGGTGCATCAGGGAAATCTTATTGCTGCTACTTCAGGGAGATCATTCTGGATACTTGATGACTTATTTTTATTAAATCAATATAAAACAGATACGACAAATCTGACTTTGTTCCAACCGGCACCTGCTATGCTGGTAAATGGGTACAGCGAGTTGGATGGCGTCAATCCTGAGTTTGACGGCAACAATCCATTCAGAGGAGTCAATCCTGCGACGGGCTCAGTTTTGTATTATTATTTACCGGAGTTGAAACCAGATGAACATATCACAATAGAAATTCTTGACAGTCAGGGCAATACAGTCCGAAGTTTATCTTCCAGGGCAGATTCTACTTTTTTACAGTATGATGGCGGACCCCAAGCAGAACCCGTACTTCCGAAGAATAAAGGTCTGAACAGGTTTGTATGGAACCTGAGACATGCCACCATTCCGGGTGTACCCTATGTGTATATTGAGAGCAGTTTCAGAGGTCACAAGGCCATTCCCGGTACTTATTCTGTCGTCCTGAAATACGGCCAGATGTCAAAAAGTACTTCATTACAAATAACACCCAATCCGCTTTACGCTATCGATCCGGCAACCTATCTGGAATATGACCGCCTCATGACCAAGATGGAAAATGAAGTAAGGATCATGCATCAGATGACCAATACTCTGAATAATAAAAGACTCCAGATAGAGAAGATGCTTGATATTCTCAACAAAGATCAAAAATTTATTAATGTCGCCACTACAGGAAATGCATTAGTGACTAAAATGAAAGCATGGGATGAGGATATGGTGCAGCGTAAATCCAAGGCCTATGATGATGTGGAAAACTTTCCTAATAAATTTACTGCCAATTATCTTTTTATGCTGAATCATACCGAAAGCGATTTGCCCCGAATAAACCAACCAACACTGGACCGCAAAAAGGAACTCGATAGCGAATGGGAGGCATTAAAATCAAGAGCAAATGAATTTCTGGGCAAAAGCCTGCCGATGTTTAACCAACAGCTTTGGGAAGCAGGAGTGGGTGCTGTATGGGAAAAATAA
- a CDS encoding succinylglutamate desuccinylase/aspartoacylase family protein has translation MHRIIGKYTGDKPGPLIVITAAMHGNEPAGVKALDLLFKMLEVEPITRPGFSYKGEIVGLLGNIPAFSQQKRYIKKDINRCWHPAYIDQLLQKDKNDLRDEDFEIRDILDTIGEEINRLKPSRLYLLDLHTTSSDGGIFCIATEEVESIEIAKQIHAPVITGLLDGIEGTTLHYFNTNNKKISTTAIAFEGGHHDDPFSVNRCIAATINFMRAIGVIHSDDVENQHDYILQQYSNHLPQIVRVIYRYHIQDNKKWQMKPGYKNFQKITAGEILARYDGEKVTAPCDGLILMPLYQSQGQDGFFIVKEIYTNVV, from the coding sequence ATGCATCGAATCATTGGTAAATATACAGGAGATAAACCCGGACCGCTTATAGTTATTACGGCAGCAATGCATGGTAATGAACCCGCAGGTGTTAAAGCACTGGATTTGCTCTTCAAAATGCTGGAAGTCGAACCAATCACCAGACCGGGATTTAGCTATAAAGGGGAGATTGTCGGCTTACTCGGTAATATTCCTGCATTCAGTCAACAAAAAAGATATATTAAAAAAGACATCAACCGTTGTTGGCATCCAGCATATATTGACCAGCTCCTGCAAAAAGATAAAAATGATCTGAGAGATGAAGATTTTGAAATCAGAGATATCCTTGATACCATCGGAGAGGAGATAAATCGGTTGAAACCGTCAAGACTTTACTTATTGGATTTACATACCACATCATCTGATGGTGGTATTTTTTGTATTGCTACAGAAGAAGTCGAAAGTATCGAAATCGCTAAGCAAATACATGCACCAGTCATCACAGGATTGCTCGATGGTATAGAAGGGACTACCCTCCACTATTTCAACACAAATAATAAAAAGATATCCACTACGGCTATTGCCTTTGAAGGCGGGCATCATGACGACCCTTTTTCTGTTAACAGATGTATTGCAGCTACTATCAACTTTATGCGAGCTATAGGAGTCATCCATAGTGACGATGTAGAAAACCAACATGACTATATTTTACAGCAGTATTCAAATCATCTGCCACAAATTGTCAGGGTGATATATCGTTACCATATACAAGACAATAAAAAATGGCAGATGAAGCCTGGTTATAAAAATTTTCAAAAGATCACCGCCGGAGAAATCCTCGCCAGATATGATGGAGAAAAAGTGACAGCTCCTTGTGACGGCCTCATATTGATGCCTTTGTACCAAAGTCAGGGCCAGGATGGATTTTTTATTGTAAAGGAAATATATACCAATGTCGTTTAG
- a CDS encoding DEAD/DEAH box helicase — translation MKFSNYHFVNEIKNNLEKLGFKKPTDIQFKCIPNILKGEDLLAIAQTGTGKTAAFAIPILHILHSKVNTKREDGIKCVVMVPTRELAIQIAEVFNILGKNTRVNIFSVFGGVEQGPQIARLEKGIDILVTTPGRMFDLASQGFIKLNRVEILVLDEADHMLDLGFIKDIRDLIRHLPVKRQTLFFSATIDDQIKDLAYSLVKNPIRIQISPKDPVSKNVDHSVMFVNMDDKRFFLERLVNEQPEAKILVFVRTKVRCERVKAAMHRVHIASEYMHGGQEQADRLSVLNMFKNGTVKLLIATDVSARGIDIPDVDFVVNYDLPEHPESYVHRVGRTGRGRKRGIAYSFCDESEKDLLKHIEEYMGTKIKVSAILHEDYKEVVDLSSEKTLNLKDIITELKMSPNKRYGVKKSKRKL, via the coding sequence ATGAAGTTTTCTAACTACCATTTTGTGAATGAGATAAAAAATAATCTCGAGAAGCTCGGTTTTAAAAAGCCCACCGACATTCAGTTTAAATGTATACCCAATATTCTGAAAGGAGAAGACTTACTGGCTATCGCACAGACCGGGACAGGAAAAACTGCTGCTTTTGCTATACCTATCTTACATATACTGCATAGCAAGGTAAATACCAAAAGGGAGGATGGTATCAAATGTGTTGTTATGGTTCCAACTCGCGAGTTGGCAATACAGATAGCTGAGGTTTTCAATATCTTAGGAAAGAACACCAGAGTCAACATATTTTCGGTATTTGGCGGAGTCGAACAAGGCCCGCAAATAGCCAGGTTGGAAAAAGGAATTGATATCCTGGTGACCACTCCCGGTAGAATGTTTGATCTGGCAAGTCAGGGGTTTATCAAGCTCAATCGTGTCGAAATCCTGGTGCTGGATGAAGCTGACCATATGCTTGACCTTGGTTTTATCAAAGATATCAGAGATTTGATCCGTCATCTACCTGTAAAAAGGCAAACTCTCTTTTTTTCAGCCACTATTGATGATCAAATTAAGGATCTTGCCTATTCACTCGTAAAAAATCCTATTCGGATTCAGATTTCCCCCAAAGATCCAGTTTCAAAAAATGTAGACCACTCCGTGATGTTTGTCAATATGGATGATAAACGTTTTTTTCTTGAAAGGCTTGTTAACGAGCAACCGGAAGCCAAAATTCTGGTTTTTGTAAGGACAAAGGTAAGGTGCGAAAGGGTAAAAGCAGCGATGCATCGCGTTCATATTGCATCTGAATATATGCATGGCGGGCAAGAACAGGCAGACAGGCTATCTGTACTCAACATGTTTAAGAACGGTACAGTAAAACTCCTGATAGCCACAGATGTCAGCGCAAGAGGTATAGATATTCCGGATGTGGATTTTGTTGTCAATTATGACCTACCGGAGCACCCTGAAAGCTATGTACACAGAGTAGGACGTACAGGTAGAGGCAGGAAGCGGGGTATAGCATATTCTTTCTGCGATGAGTCAGAAAAAGACCTGCTTAAGCACATAGAGGAGTATATGGGTACTAAAATAAAAGTGTCCGCTATCCTCCATGAAGACTATAAAGAAGTCGTAGATCTTTCATCAGAAAAAACACTCAACCTCAAGGATATCATCACAGAACTAAAAATGTCGCCTAATAAAAGATATGGAGTGAAAAAGTCTAAAAGAAAGCTGTAA
- a CDS encoding glycerate kinase produces the protein MKVIIAPDSFKGSLTAIKVAKSIEKGIKRVDANIETVIVPMADGGEGTVQSLIAMSEGVMVEVMVHDPLSRPFNSFYGIMGDGKTAVIEMAAASGLELLKNDERNVLNTSTFGTGELIKHALDRGCTEIIIGLGGSATNDGGTGMAQALGVRFLDEKGKEQNMCGAELINIHSVDMSGLDTRVKGLNIIAACDVDNPLCGINGASNVYGRQKGASDADVQTLNKGLIHFSDLMKSYTGLDFSEYPGAGAAGGLGYGVMCFLGAKLESGIEIIMRETKFADTVVGADLVFTGEGRIDSQTAFGKTPFGVAQVAKQNNIPVIAIAGSLGIGYQELYNNGFDGIFSIIDKPTTLDDAITNAEELIENIAESIIRIIIAAPKTIIL, from the coding sequence ATGAAAGTAATTATTGCACCCGATTCATTTAAAGGAAGTTTAACTGCCATTAAGGTGGCTAAATCCATTGAAAAGGGAATAAAAAGAGTGGATGCAAATATTGAAACTGTTATAGTTCCAATGGCCGACGGTGGCGAAGGGACAGTTCAATCGCTTATCGCAATGTCTGAAGGTGTGATGGTTGAAGTGATGGTTCATGATCCTTTATCACGCCCGTTTAACTCATTTTATGGCATTATGGGCGATGGTAAAACGGCGGTTATCGAAATGGCTGCTGCCAGCGGACTTGAATTATTAAAAAATGATGAGAGAAATGTATTAAATACAAGTACTTTTGGTACAGGCGAACTTATAAAACATGCCCTTGACAGGGGTTGTACAGAGATCATTATAGGTTTAGGTGGTAGTGCCACCAACGATGGAGGAACTGGTATGGCTCAAGCACTTGGTGTCCGGTTTTTGGATGAAAAAGGCAAAGAACAAAATATGTGCGGCGCTGAACTTATCAATATTCACTCTGTGGATATGTCGGGTCTTGATACAAGAGTAAAAGGTTTAAATATTATAGCTGCCTGCGATGTGGACAATCCATTGTGTGGTATAAATGGAGCATCAAACGTATATGGACGACAAAAAGGGGCATCCGATGCTGATGTTCAAACCTTGAATAAAGGTCTGATACATTTTTCCGACCTAATGAAATCTTATACCGGATTGGATTTTAGTGAGTATCCGGGTGCCGGTGCAGCAGGTGGACTGGGTTATGGAGTTATGTGCTTTTTGGGAGCTAAGCTCGAAAGTGGCATTGAAATTATTATGCGGGAAACCAAGTTTGCCGATACAGTCGTGGGTGCCGATTTGGTGTTTACAGGTGAAGGTAGAATTGATTCTCAAACTGCGTTTGGAAAAACCCCGTTCGGAGTAGCACAAGTAGCAAAACAAAACAATATACCCGTAATTGCAATTGCCGGCAGCTTGGGGATAGGTTATCAGGAGCTTTATAACAACGGATTCGACGGCATCTTTTCGATTATTGATAAACCAACAACCCTTGACGATGCCATCACCAATGCTGAAGAATTAATAGAAAATATTGCTGAGTCCATTATTCGAATCATCATTGCTGCTCCGAAAACAATAATTTTATGA